One Klebsiella electrica genomic window, TGTTCAGGGCCAGCGGGTTGGATCCGAGCGAGGAGCGGACATGCATGCTGTCCGCTGGCGGGCCACACTTTATTCTCTTAACCTGGTGTCGTCGTGGTAATTAAACGACGAACGCGGCAGATCAGGATTGCCGTGGCGATGAGAATTTTGCCGCAATCATTTCAGATGTGGGTTGTATTCCCCCCAGACTCCACTGCTCAGGTTCATATTCATCAATCCTCACCCATACCGAGCGGCGAAATTCAGGATCGCCGCGGCCTTCAATTTCCACGATCAGATCGGTCATGCGACGTAACAGCTCATTTTTTTGCTCCGGACTCATAATTCCTTTAATGGTTTGCACATTGACGAAAGGCATTGTATTCTCCATGAATATCTAGGTCTTAAAATCATACTCAGGTTAAAAGGTAAAACAAGAGATGTCAAAAGATAATTCACTGCCGTATTTGCTGCCTGAGCTGTGTGGGCTCGCGGCAGCCGCAGAACTGCTTGGCGATCAATGGGTTTTGTTGATTCTAAGAGAGGCTTTCTATGGTGTTACTCGCTTTGAAACGATACGTTGCCATACGAAGATAACGAAGCAGACCCTGGCGAACCGGTTAAAAAAAATGACAGACCTCGGCCTGCTTTGCAAAATCCCTTATCAAGAGGAAGGTACACGGGAACGCTACGAGTACGTTCTCACGCCAAAAGGGCGCAGCCTCGCACCGATCCTTTTTTCCCTGATGGCATGGGGGCATAAAAATATACTGCATGATGATCCCCATATTTCTTTAGTTGATAAAGCAAGTGGCGAAGCAGTATACGGAGCATTTGTCTCGGCCAGTGGCGAGGTTGTTGAGGCTAAAAATATACAGATAGTGGCTTGTAAAAGTTAATTTCACTAAGAAATAATTGATCAACACGCGCGTCAAGCGGCATCA contains:
- a CDS encoding tautomerase family protein, giving the protein MPFVNVQTIKGIMSPEQKNELLRRMTDLIVEIEGRGDPEFRRSVWVRIDEYEPEQWSLGGIQPTSEMIAAKFSSPRQS
- a CDS encoding winged helix-turn-helix transcriptional regulator; the encoded protein is MSKDNSLPYLLPELCGLAAAAELLGDQWVLLILREAFYGVTRFETIRCHTKITKQTLANRLKKMTDLGLLCKIPYQEEGTRERYEYVLTPKGRSLAPILFSLMAWGHKNILHDDPHISLVDKASGEAVYGAFVSASGEVVEAKNIQIVACKS